A DNA window from Haloactinospora alba contains the following coding sequences:
- a CDS encoding formimidoylglutamate deiminase: MAQQRPVARYWCEWAWTGESASAVPGVALGVSGDGTFTEVTPNVAAPADAERLPGLTLPGLANTHSHAFHRTLRARAHTGGSFWAWRDQMYGVLGRLTPDSYHRLARAVYAEMACAGVTCVGEFHYLHHTAEGRSYDNPNAMGEALVAAADEAGIRITLLDTCYLAGGLSPAGRHLPLEGPQLRFGDADAETWAARVDAFRPDSGHARVGAAAHSVRAVPAPELARVASWASRHRMPLHVHVSEQPAENDAAVSAYGRTPAGVLADAGALTPRTELVHSTHLSDGDVRALREAQAGVCLCPTTERDLADGLPRTGDLAAAPTETGGPVRLSVGTDQHVHSDMFGEMRGVELHERLRTGTRGTLEPAQLLTAGTRNGHTSLGWNPAGTEAGVLRAGARADLVTVGLDSVRLAGTDTEDVVAAVVYAATAADVRNVMVDGRWTVREGTHATLPDTAVELDTAIRELYP, translated from the coding sequence GTGGCACAGCAACGCCCCGTAGCCCGTTACTGGTGCGAGTGGGCGTGGACCGGTGAGAGCGCCTCCGCCGTTCCGGGGGTCGCGCTCGGTGTCAGCGGCGACGGCACGTTCACCGAGGTCACCCCGAACGTCGCTGCCCCGGCAGACGCCGAACGGCTACCCGGGCTCACCCTTCCAGGGCTGGCCAACACCCACTCGCACGCCTTCCACCGCACGTTGCGCGCACGAGCCCACACCGGCGGCTCCTTCTGGGCGTGGCGCGACCAGATGTACGGCGTGCTCGGTCGCCTGACACCGGACTCCTACCACCGCCTCGCCCGTGCCGTGTACGCGGAGATGGCGTGCGCCGGCGTCACCTGCGTCGGCGAGTTCCACTACCTGCACCACACGGCGGAGGGCAGGAGCTACGACAACCCGAACGCCATGGGGGAGGCGCTGGTCGCGGCAGCGGATGAGGCCGGGATCAGAATCACGCTGCTGGACACGTGCTACCTGGCCGGAGGTCTCTCCCCCGCGGGCCGTCATCTTCCATTGGAGGGGCCCCAACTGCGGTTCGGGGACGCTGACGCTGAGACCTGGGCCGCGCGCGTCGACGCGTTTCGCCCCGACTCCGGCCACGCGAGGGTGGGAGCGGCGGCGCACTCGGTCCGCGCCGTTCCCGCCCCCGAACTGGCGCGTGTCGCCTCGTGGGCGTCGCGGCACCGTATGCCGCTGCATGTCCACGTCTCCGAACAGCCCGCCGAGAACGACGCCGCTGTGTCCGCTTACGGCCGTACACCAGCGGGGGTGCTGGCCGATGCGGGAGCGTTGACCCCCCGTACCGAGCTGGTCCACTCCACCCACCTCAGTGACGGCGACGTTCGCGCCCTTCGGGAAGCCCAGGCCGGAGTGTGCCTGTGTCCGACCACGGAGCGCGACCTCGCTGACGGTCTTCCCCGCACCGGCGACCTGGCGGCCGCACCGACGGAAACCGGAGGTCCGGTTCGGCTCAGTGTGGGTACCGACCAGCACGTCCACAGCGACATGTTCGGCGAGATGCGCGGTGTCGAGCTGCACGAGCGGCTCCGCACGGGAACCCGGGGAACGCTGGAGCCCGCTCAGCTCCTCACGGCCGGAACCCGGAACGGACACACGTCACTGGGATGGAACCCGGCGGGAACCGAGGCCGGTGTGCTGCGTGCCGGCGCACGAGCTGACCTCGTCACCGTCGGCCTGGACAGTGTCCGGCTCGCCGGGACCGACACCGAGGACGTGGTGGCCGCCGTCGTCTACGCCGCCACCGCGGCCGACGTTCGCAACGTCATGGTCGACGGTCGTTGGACCGTACGGGAGGGGACACACGCCACCCTCCCCGACACCGCTGTCGAACTGGACACCGCGATCAGGGAGTTGTACCCATGA
- the hutI gene encoding imidazolonepropionase, with the protein MSTVPQSVLVDGIGTLVTNDPELGEGPLGEIHDAALAIDTGHVAWCGPRGAAPGTDARVDAAGRCVIPGFVDSHSHVVFAGDRSNEFGARMSGRPYEAGGIRTTVAATRAATDTELSDTAASLVREAHAQGTTTLEIKSGYGLTVADEERLLRTAARFTEEVTFLGAHIVAPEYAGDPQGYADLVTGAMLDACAPHARWIDVFCEDGAFDAETARRVLQAGQRRGLAPRVHGNQLGPGPGVRVAVECGAASVDHCTYLSDADVSALAESAAEGPGTVATLLPGVDFSTRQPYPDARALLDAGACVALASDCNPGSCFTSSVAFCIAMAVREMRMSPEEALWAATAGGARALRRSDVGHLAPGARADLTLLAAPNPIYLAYRPGVPQVAAVWKDGELVSGNP; encoded by the coding sequence ATGAGCACTGTCCCGCAGTCCGTCCTCGTCGACGGAATCGGAACCCTCGTCACCAACGATCCCGAGCTGGGGGAGGGGCCGCTTGGCGAGATCCACGACGCCGCTCTCGCCATCGACACCGGACACGTGGCCTGGTGCGGCCCCCGAGGCGCCGCACCCGGGACGGACGCGCGTGTGGACGCTGCGGGGCGGTGCGTCATACCGGGGTTCGTCGACAGCCACTCCCACGTCGTGTTCGCCGGGGACCGCAGCAACGAGTTCGGCGCGCGTATGAGCGGCCGGCCGTACGAGGCGGGCGGCATCCGTACCACCGTGGCCGCCACACGCGCCGCCACCGACACTGAACTGTCCGACACCGCCGCCTCGCTCGTCCGCGAGGCCCACGCCCAGGGAACCACCACTCTGGAGATCAAATCCGGCTACGGGCTGACTGTGGCTGACGAGGAGCGGCTGCTGCGCACCGCGGCTAGGTTCACCGAGGAGGTCACTTTTCTCGGGGCGCACATCGTCGCCCCGGAGTACGCCGGGGATCCCCAGGGCTACGCGGACCTGGTCACTGGCGCCATGTTGGACGCCTGCGCGCCACACGCTCGCTGGATCGACGTGTTCTGCGAGGACGGTGCCTTCGACGCGGAAACGGCGCGCCGGGTATTGCAGGCCGGACAGCGCCGGGGACTCGCGCCCCGGGTGCACGGTAACCAGCTCGGGCCGGGGCCGGGCGTGCGGGTGGCGGTCGAGTGCGGAGCTGCTTCGGTGGACCACTGCACGTACCTCAGTGATGCCGACGTCTCCGCGCTCGCCGAGTCCGCCGCGGAGGGGCCGGGGACGGTCGCCACCCTGCTTCCCGGGGTGGACTTCTCCACCCGCCAGCCCTATCCCGACGCCCGGGCGCTGCTGGACGCCGGAGCGTGCGTCGCCCTGGCCAGCGACTGCAACCCGGGCTCCTGTTTCACCTCCAGTGTCGCTTTCTGTATAGCCATGGCCGTCCGTGAGATGCGGATGAGTCCCGAGGAGGCATTGTGGGCGGCGACGGCCGGTGGCGCCCGCGCCCTACGCCGCTCCGATGTCGGACACCTGGCGCCGGGGGCTCGGGCCGACCTCACGCTCCTGGCCGCTCCCAACCCGATCTATCTGGCCTACCGGCCGGGTGTCCCGCAGGTCGCGGCGGTGTGGAAGGACGGGGAGCTGGTGAGCGGGAACCCGTGA
- a CDS encoding amino acid permease: protein MSIWRTKSIEQSIRDTDEPGHRLRKDLNAFDLMIFGVGVIIGAGIFVVTGNQAAENAGPSVVLAFLIAGLVCALAGMCYAEFASTVPVAGSAYTFSYASLGELPAWIIGWDLVLEFTLAASVVASGWSDYAAHFLGVPLTLEISGWPVNVGAILVTGVLGVIATVGTKASGRFSTVVVAVKVSIVVLIVVVGAFYVRASNWQPFLPEATPVPQSETSVWQAPLTQLVLGLEPSQFGVWGVIAAASVVFFSYLGFDVLATTAEETKKPRRDVPLGIFGSLLIVTILYMAVSAVVTGMRPYPELDDDAPLAAAFEAVGASWAGTAIALGAVIGMTTVILVLIMGQSRVVFAMSRDGLLPRGLSATHPRFGTPYRLTVITTVVVALLSGFVPIATLAEMVNIGTLFAFVVVAVGVLLLRVKRPDLSRGFRIPGVWVVAPLATAACLWLMVNLNLETWARFLGWMAVGIAIYVLYGRRHSRLGTQLSTPSPAPDEGSGDASGT, encoded by the coding sequence TTGAGTATCTGGCGCACGAAAAGCATCGAACAGTCGATCCGGGACACCGACGAGCCGGGTCACCGCCTCCGGAAGGATCTCAACGCCTTCGACCTCATGATCTTCGGCGTCGGGGTCATCATCGGTGCCGGGATCTTCGTCGTCACGGGCAACCAGGCCGCGGAGAACGCGGGGCCGAGCGTGGTGCTCGCCTTCCTCATCGCCGGACTGGTGTGCGCCCTGGCCGGGATGTGCTACGCCGAGTTCGCCTCCACCGTTCCGGTCGCCGGCAGCGCCTACACCTTCAGCTACGCCAGCCTGGGTGAGCTCCCCGCCTGGATCATCGGCTGGGACCTGGTGCTGGAGTTCACGTTGGCGGCTTCCGTCGTCGCCTCCGGCTGGTCCGACTACGCCGCCCACTTCCTCGGAGTGCCACTCACGCTCGAGATCAGCGGTTGGCCCGTGAACGTGGGCGCGATACTCGTCACCGGGGTACTCGGCGTCATCGCAACGGTCGGAACCAAGGCCTCCGGCCGGTTCTCCACCGTGGTCGTCGCTGTGAAGGTCAGCATCGTGGTGCTGATCGTGGTCGTGGGGGCGTTCTACGTACGGGCGTCGAACTGGCAACCGTTCCTTCCCGAGGCCACTCCCGTCCCGCAGTCGGAAACCTCCGTGTGGCAGGCCCCGCTCACCCAGCTCGTTCTCGGACTGGAGCCGAGCCAGTTCGGCGTCTGGGGTGTGATCGCCGCTGCCTCGGTCGTTTTCTTCTCCTACCTCGGGTTCGACGTTCTCGCCACCACCGCCGAGGAGACCAAGAAGCCCAGGCGCGACGTTCCGCTCGGGATCTTCGGTTCCCTTCTCATCGTGACCATCCTGTACATGGCGGTCTCCGCCGTCGTCACCGGAATGCGCCCCTACCCCGAACTGGACGACGACGCCCCGCTGGCCGCAGCGTTCGAGGCGGTCGGGGCTTCCTGGGCGGGAACGGCCATCGCCCTGGGAGCCGTCATCGGTATGACCACGGTCATCCTGGTGCTGATCATGGGGCAGTCCCGGGTGGTGTTCGCCATGTCGCGCGACGGGCTACTGCCACGAGGGCTGTCCGCAACCCACCCCCGGTTCGGCACGCCCTACCGGCTGACCGTCATCACCACCGTGGTGGTCGCCCTGCTGTCGGGCTTCGTCCCCATCGCCACGCTGGCCGAGATGGTGAACATCGGTACCCTGTTCGCCTTCGTCGTGGTCGCGGTCGGCGTCCTGCTCCTGCGGGTGAAACGCCCCGACCTGAGCCGGGGGTTCCGCATTCCCGGGGTGTGGGTGGTCGCCCCGCTCGCGACGGCAGCGTGCCTGTGGCTCATGGTCAACCTCAACCTCGAGACGTGGGCGCGGTTCCTCGGTTGGATGGCTGTCGGTATCGCCATCTACGTCCTCTACGGAAGACGTCACAGCCGACTGGGCACCCAGCTCTCCACACCGTCTCCCGCCCCCGACGAGGGCTCCGGGGACGCATCGGGCACCTGA
- a CDS encoding methionine/alanine import family NSS transporter small subunit, with amino-acid sequence MSTSAIVMMIVAIGIVWGGLAAAIIQLRRHPEQPEPEGSE; translated from the coding sequence ATGAGCACAAGCGCCATCGTGATGATGATCGTCGCCATCGGCATCGTGTGGGGCGGTCTGGCCGCGGCCATCATCCAGTTGCGTCGACACCCGGAACAACCCGAGCCCGAGGGCTCCGAGTAG
- a CDS encoding sodium-dependent transporter: MAQQPREQWGTRAGFLLAAIGSAIGLGNIWRFPYIAYDNGGGAFIVPYLIALLTAGIPLLILSYAIGHRFRASPPAAFRQLSRPAEAIGWWQVLISFVIAVYYAVIIAWAVRYAGFSLGQQWGDDTEAFMVQDFLQTSDPGGISSYIPGITVPLVAVWVLVLLVLCFGIRRGIEWANKIFIPLLVVLFGVLVVRALFLDGAAEGLNALFQPQWSEITNSGVWVAAYGQIFFSLSIGFGIMVTYASYLRRRSDLPGSALVAGLANSSFELLAGIGVFATLGFMATTSEAGILDLIGEGGVGLAFMAFPEIISNMPFGADVFGLLFFVSLVIAGLSSLISIVQVVVSAVQDRTGMGRVPAVLTGGGLAAVVSIGLFPTDQGLNILDTADNFINNYGIALASLVLVVVVSWLLRRLPMLQAHAQRYSSISLAGWWKVCLGLVTPVILGVMLWQNLQTDLAETYGGYPEAFVNSMGWGVAIGAVVLAIVLSLLPWKNAPTGTASADQDESGAGEEGKS; this comes from the coding sequence ATGGCACAACAACCCCGCGAGCAGTGGGGGACCCGGGCAGGGTTCCTGCTCGCGGCGATCGGATCGGCCATCGGCCTGGGCAACATCTGGCGGTTCCCCTACATTGCATACGACAATGGCGGCGGCGCTTTCATCGTGCCCTACCTGATCGCCCTGCTCACTGCCGGCATCCCCCTGCTCATCCTCTCCTACGCGATCGGCCACCGGTTCCGCGCGTCCCCGCCGGCGGCGTTCCGCCAGCTCTCCCGGCCAGCCGAGGCGATCGGGTGGTGGCAGGTCCTCATCTCCTTCGTGATCGCCGTCTACTACGCGGTCATCATCGCCTGGGCGGTGCGCTACGCCGGGTTCTCCCTGGGCCAGCAGTGGGGGGATGACACCGAGGCCTTCATGGTGCAGGACTTCCTGCAGACCTCCGACCCGGGAGGTATCTCCTCCTACATACCGGGCATCACCGTGCCGCTGGTCGCGGTGTGGGTGCTCGTGCTCCTCGTGCTCTGCTTCGGTATCCGGCGCGGTATCGAGTGGGCGAACAAGATCTTCATCCCGCTGCTCGTCGTGCTCTTCGGTGTCCTCGTCGTGCGGGCGCTGTTCCTCGACGGAGCGGCCGAGGGGCTCAACGCCCTCTTCCAGCCGCAGTGGTCGGAGATCACGAACAGCGGAGTCTGGGTCGCCGCCTACGGCCAGATCTTCTTCTCCCTGTCCATCGGCTTCGGCATCATGGTCACCTACGCCTCGTACCTGCGCCGCCGCTCCGACCTGCCGGGATCCGCTCTGGTGGCCGGCCTCGCCAACAGCTCGTTCGAGCTGCTGGCGGGCATCGGTGTGTTCGCGACCCTGGGCTTCATGGCCACCACCAGCGAGGCGGGCATCCTCGACCTGATCGGTGAGGGCGGGGTCGGCCTCGCCTTCATGGCCTTCCCGGAGATCATCTCCAACATGCCGTTCGGCGCGGACGTCTTCGGACTGCTGTTCTTCGTGTCCCTGGTGATCGCCGGGCTGTCCTCGCTGATCAGCATCGTGCAGGTGGTCGTGTCGGCGGTGCAGGACCGCACCGGCATGGGACGGGTCCCCGCGGTACTCACGGGCGGCGGCCTCGCCGCGGTAGTGTCCATCGGCCTGTTCCCCACCGACCAGGGGCTCAACATCCTGGACACCGCGGACAACTTCATCAACAACTACGGCATCGCGTTGGCGTCGCTGGTGCTGGTCGTCGTGGTCTCCTGGCTGCTGCGCCGCCTGCCCATGCTGCAGGCCCACGCGCAGCGGTACTCCTCCATCAGCCTCGCCGGCTGGTGGAAGGTGTGCCTCGGCCTGGTCACCCCCGTGATCCTGGGTGTGATGCTGTGGCAGAACCTGCAGACCGACCTCGCCGAAACGTACGGAGGGTATCCCGAAGCGTTCGTTAACTCCATGGGCTGGGGTGTGGCCATCGGCGCGGTCGTCCTCGCCATCGTTCTCTCGCTGCTTCCCTGGAAGAACGCACCGACCGGTACCGCCTCCGCCGACCAGGACGAGTCCGGCGCCGGAGAGGAAGGGAAATCCTGA
- a CDS encoding DoxX family protein, translated as MPGSTQPTKSWLADTVTLIARIVIGIILIVHGWEKIDMGVDATATQVMAPMDVPYPTVAAVVAMVIEFGGGITLLLGAVLPVTGVLLAVHMALASYFGHFAMGAPLTGEGGAELPLSLGAGALALGFTGGGFALDRFTPWGRRRRAARRDAGGAGSVPE; from the coding sequence ATGCCAGGTTCGACGCAACCCACGAAGAGCTGGCTCGCCGACACGGTGACGCTCATCGCCCGGATCGTCATCGGGATCATCCTCATCGTCCACGGGTGGGAGAAGATCGACATGGGCGTCGACGCCACCGCAACCCAGGTGATGGCGCCCATGGACGTTCCCTACCCGACCGTGGCCGCGGTCGTGGCCATGGTCATCGAGTTCGGAGGCGGGATCACACTGCTCCTGGGTGCGGTGCTGCCCGTGACCGGGGTTCTCCTGGCCGTGCACATGGCCCTCGCCTCCTACTTCGGCCACTTCGCCATGGGCGCCCCCCTGACCGGAGAGGGCGGAGCGGAGCTGCCACTGTCGCTGGGGGCTGGTGCCCTGGCGCTTGGATTCACCGGCGGCGGTTTCGCTCTCGACCGGTTCACTCCGTGGGGTAGGCGGCGGCGTGCCGCCCGGCGCGACGCGGGCGGTGCCGGCTCGGTCCCGGAGTGA
- a CDS encoding RNA-guided endonuclease InsQ/TnpB family protein yields MSPLRPVGPSALDKMLTQARATMPWLRDGSSVPQQQIIRDFGRSKAKAVKDRAERVPQPRRAGMPKFKKKQQAGPSLNYTQRGFSLRGRRLRLAGGIEVRPVWSRDLPATPSSVRVYRDTLGHWYASFVVHADTKPLPDTGQALGVGWGVTETATTTSDAHDLPHAQHGKAAQAKLTRYQRMMARRRRPKGKPQTRGYRKAQQAAAKQHRKAARKRQDDGRKWAKHVVRDHDRVAVEDFKPTFLAKTTMARKAADAAIGATKHELVALGRKHGRDVRLVDPAHTTMDCGQCGARTTHRLPLSERTYTCTACGVSRPRDKNSARVMLDRAGFVPAGDDGVSPGRPMDGQAA; encoded by the coding sequence ATGAGTCCCCTGCGGCCGGTCGGCCCGTCGGCGCTGGACAAGATGCTGACCCAAGCTCGCGCGACGATGCCGTGGCTGCGCGATGGTAGCTCAGTGCCGCAGCAGCAGATCATCCGCGACTTCGGCCGGTCCAAAGCCAAAGCAGTAAAGGACCGAGCCGAGCGGGTGCCGCAGCCTCGCCGGGCCGGGATGCCGAAGTTCAAGAAGAAGCAGCAGGCCGGGCCGTCGTTGAACTACACCCAGCGCGGGTTCTCCCTGCGCGGGCGGCGACTTCGGCTGGCTGGCGGCATCGAGGTGCGCCCGGTGTGGTCGCGGGACCTGCCCGCCACCCCGTCGAGCGTGCGCGTGTACCGTGACACGCTGGGCCACTGGTACGCCTCGTTCGTCGTGCACGCGGACACAAAACCGTTGCCGGATACCGGCCAGGCACTCGGTGTGGGCTGGGGTGTGACCGAAACCGCCACCACCACCAGCGACGCGCACGACTTGCCGCACGCGCAGCACGGCAAAGCCGCGCAGGCGAAACTCACCCGGTACCAGCGGATGATGGCCCGGCGGCGCCGTCCGAAAGGGAAACCGCAGACGCGTGGCTACCGCAAGGCTCAACAGGCGGCGGCGAAACAACACCGCAAAGCCGCCCGGAAACGCCAAGACGACGGGCGCAAGTGGGCCAAGCACGTGGTGCGCGACCATGACCGGGTGGCGGTGGAGGACTTCAAACCGACGTTTCTCGCCAAGACCACCATGGCGCGCAAGGCCGCCGATGCGGCGATCGGCGCGACCAAGCACGAACTCGTGGCGTTGGGCCGGAAACACGGCCGGGATGTGCGGCTGGTCGACCCGGCGCACACGACGATGGATTGCGGACAGTGCGGGGCAAGAACCACGCACCGGCTGCCGCTGTCCGAACGCACCTACACCTGCACCGCGTGCGGAGTGTCCCGGCCCCGGGACAAGAACTCCGCACGCGTGATGCTGGACCGGGCAGGTTTCGTCCCGGCTGGTGACGATGGCGTGAGCCCTGGGCGTCCGATGGACGGCCAGGCAGCCTGA
- a CDS encoding TFIIB-type zinc ribbon-containing protein, whose product MSELTCPKCPGSLSTQTLVGVTIDQCGECRGIFLDRGELEELIEAEHKWSQGQDPEDTRGRRRRDDGPDSYEPSEYQGERRKVEKDFLDEIFD is encoded by the coding sequence ATGAGCGAACTTACCTGTCCGAAGTGTCCCGGTAGCCTTTCCACCCAGACCCTCGTCGGGGTCACGATCGACCAGTGCGGGGAGTGCAGGGGCATATTCCTCGACCGCGGCGAGCTGGAGGAGCTCATCGAGGCCGAGCACAAGTGGAGTCAGGGGCAGGACCCCGAGGACACCAGGGGACGGCGCCGTCGCGACGATGGCCCCGACTCCTACGAGCCCAGCGAGTACCAGGGAGAGCGCCGCAAGGTGGAGAAGGACTTCCTCGACGAGATCTTCGATTGA
- the pgl gene encoding 6-phosphogluconolactonase, translating to MTPSDASVRVHADAELLAKSVAARLITRLVDAQAERGSACVALTGGGIGTAVLREVATAPARDAVDWRRLDVWWSDERFLPTGDAERNETAARSALLDHVNVDPERVHPMPAPGGSYGDDPAGGAQRYASALREAAGESAGFPRFDVCLLGVGPDAHVASLFPDHSASREEDQLAVALRDAPKPPPQRVTLTFPVLRGAREVWLVASGGEKADAVARSLDSTAGGAHVPAAGARGSERTLLLVDRPAARKLPPAFTAPSVA from the coding sequence GTGACACCATCCGACGCCAGCGTGCGGGTACACGCCGATGCCGAGCTGCTCGCGAAGAGCGTGGCGGCGCGCCTCATCACACGTCTGGTGGACGCCCAGGCGGAGCGGGGCTCGGCGTGTGTCGCACTCACGGGTGGGGGGATCGGCACCGCCGTACTGCGGGAGGTCGCCACCGCTCCGGCCCGGGACGCCGTGGACTGGCGTCGACTGGACGTGTGGTGGAGCGACGAGCGTTTCCTTCCCACGGGGGACGCGGAACGCAACGAGACGGCCGCTCGCTCCGCCCTGCTGGACCATGTCAACGTGGATCCGGAACGCGTCCACCCCATGCCGGCACCGGGCGGCTCGTACGGGGACGATCCGGCTGGCGGCGCGCAACGTTACGCTTCCGCTCTCCGCGAGGCGGCCGGGGAGAGCGCTGGTTTCCCGCGGTTCGACGTCTGCCTCCTCGGCGTCGGACCGGACGCCCACGTCGCCTCGTTGTTCCCCGACCATTCCGCGTCGCGGGAGGAGGATCAGCTTGCGGTGGCGCTCCGGGACGCACCGAAGCCTCCACCGCAGCGGGTGACGTTGACGTTCCCGGTGCTCCGCGGTGCGCGCGAGGTATGGCTGGTGGCCTCCGGCGGGGAGAAGGCCGACGCCGTGGCACGGTCCCTCGACAGCACCGCGGGCGGGGCGCACGTCCCTGCCGCGGGCGCGCGCGGGAGCGAGCGCACCCTGCTCCTGGTCGACCGTCCCGCCGCGCGCAAGCTTCCCCCCGCGTTCACCGCGCCGAGCGTAGCTTAG